One part of the Diadema setosum chromosome 6, eeDiaSeto1, whole genome shotgun sequence genome encodes these proteins:
- the LOC140229713 gene encoding DDB1- and CUL4-associated factor 8-like codes for MGAKFMPCSGDATLVSCARDGQVRVAELSSTGVCKETKKIIQHKGAAHKLGLEPDSPVVFMSCGEDAAVYNIDLREPKPSKLMLVKEDDKKVALYTIFVNPSNVNEFIVGGRDHFVRVYDKRKITDGSESDVVKKFCPHHLVDNERLKANVTCCVYSYNGQEILASYNDEDIYLFDSSHSDGADFIHSYKGHRNNATVKGVNFYGPKSEFIVSGSDCGNIFLWEKESEKVLQYMQGDVGGVVNCLEPHPSVACLATSGLDHEVKVWLPTAKQPTELDGLKKVMMTNRREREEERLRGPEFEDNAMLRFLMAHLRHRARRQAREAGELDSDSDTDSTDSEDLPTAQCATS; via the exons ATGGgg GCAAAGTTCATGCCATGTAGCGGTGATGCAACACTGGTCAGCTGTGCCCGGGATGGTCAAGTTCGGGTGGCCGAGCTGTCGTCCACTGGGGTCTGCAAGGAGACAAAGAAGATCATCCAGCACAAAGGGGCAGCACACAAA CTTGGATTGGAGCCTGATAGTCCCGTTGTGTTTATGTCTTGTGGAGAGGATGCAGCTGTGTACAATATTGACCTGAGAGAACCCAAGCCAAGCAA GCTGATGCTGGTGAAGGAAGACGACAAGAAGGTTGCCTTATACACCATCTTTGTCAATCCATCCAATGTCAACGAGTTCATCGTTGGAGGGAGGGACCACTTTGTCAG AGTCTACGACAAACGGAAGATCACGGATGGTTCAGAGAGTGACGTGGTGAAGAAATTTTGTCCGCATCACCTTGTCGACAATGAGCGACTGAAGGCCAATGTGACATGCTGTGTCTACTCATACAATGGCCAGG AAATCCTTGCCAGCTACAACGATGAAGACATCTACCTGTTTGACAGTTCCCATAGCGACGGAGCCGACTTCATCCACTCCTACAAGGGACACCGCAATAATGCTACAG TCAAGGGTGTGAACTTCTATGGTCCGAAGAGTGAGTTCATCGTATCCGGCAGCGACTGTGGCAACATCTTCCTTTGGGAGAAGGAGAGTGAGAAGGTGCTGCAGTACATGCAGGGTGATGTAGGGGGCGTGGTCAACTGCCTGGAGCCACACCCCTCCGTGGCTTGCCTGGCAACCAGTGGGCTGGACCATGAGGTGAAGGTGTGGCTACCCACAGCCAAGCAGCCAACGGAACTTGATGGTCTCAAGAAG GTGATGATGACGAATCgcagggagagagaggaggagagactGCGAGGACCGGAATTTGAGGACAACGCCATGCTGAGGTTCCTTATGGCTCACCTGAGGCACAGGGCCAGACGTCAG GCAAGAGAGGCTGGCGAACTGGACAGTGACAGCGACACAGACTCTACGGACTCTGAGGATCTTCCCACCGCCCAGTGTGCCACGTCGTAG
- the LOC140230088 gene encoding ATP synthase-coupling factor 6, mitochondrial-like has protein sequence MLQQVLRLGPQARPALTVIVRRNLGASSVLLAKAKAPSDPVQKLFVDKIREYGNKKKAAGGKLVDSNPEIEKDMAAEQSKLAKMFGGGDMTAFPTFQFKEIDFSAEEKK, from the exons ATGCTTCAGCAGGTGCTAAGACTAGGGCCCCAGGCCAGGCCAGCGCTGACTGTCATCGTCAGGCGGAACCTTGGCGCAAGCTCCGTCCTCCTCGCAAAGGCTAAAGCACCATCAGATCCCGTGCAGAAGTTGTTTGTAGACAAGATCAGGGAATATGGCAACAAGAAGAA GGCTGCTGGGGGCAAACTGGTGGACTCAAACCCTGAGATCGAGAAGGACATGGCAGCAGAACAGTCCAAGCTTGCCAAGATGTTTGGTGGAGGAGACATGACAGCATTTCCCACATTTCAATTTAAAG AAATCGACTTCTCAGCGgaagagaagaaatga